The window CACCGCCGCCACCACCGTCGCAGGCGCCATTACCGGTGCTGGTGCTGGTGGTGGTGCCTGGGAGTGCCCAGTCCAGGGTGCTGCCGGCCGGGCAGGCGGGGGCGGTGGTGGTCGGTGGTGTGGCCGGGGTGCGGGGGTTCGTGGCGGTGTTCATGACCGTGAGGAGGTGTTCGAATTGTTCGGTGGTCGCGAAGATTTCCAGGTGTTGGAGTCCGTGGCGGGGTTTGCGGATGAACAGGCCCTGGAGTTGGCGCAGGAGCTCCTCGGAGGGTTCGGCGCCGTCTTGATCGATCGCGTCCATCCAGCTCCGGGCGACGCGGGCGAGGAAGTCGGGGTCGTTCTCGGCCGCCGTTTGGGTCAGGGCGTGTTCCATCCGGTCCCGGGTGTCCGTGTCGCAGAGGTGCCGTACCCGGTCCAGGGCCAGGCTGATGGTGCCCGCGGGCCGGGACGCGATGGTCCCGGCAGCGACCGCGGCACCGAGTTCGGCGTGCACGGCAGGTAAGGGTTCCCCGGTGAAGCCCTGCCGGGGCAGCAGGTCCCCGGACAGGGACAGCCGGCGCCGGGCCTCCGCGGCGCTGATCCGCAACCGGGCCCGCAGGAACTCCCCGGTGTTCCGGTACCCGTCATCCACACCACACCCGTCGCCGGCAACAACCCCGGCCGCGCCCGCGTCCCCACCCGGGCCGGCTGGGCGGGGCGGGCCAGCAACCCCGGTCCAGCCGGCCGGGCCGGCTGGACTTGGCGAGCCAGCAACCCCGGCCGAGTCAGCCGGGCCGGCCGCGAATGCTGCGGCCGTGGCCGTGCCGGGGGAGCATGGGGTTTCGCGCCAGCCGGTAGTCCAGGAACTTGCCCGCTTCGCGGCGGTTGCCGCGGACTGCTTCCGGGTCCGGTCCACGGCGGCGGCCGCCACGAGCTGCAGGTACTCCACGACCCGGGAGGCTTCCTCCACCGTCCCGGCGAAATCAGACGCGGCCTGGAACCCCAGCAACGCCGCGTCCCCGACCGCCGTCAAACTCACAGCCCTAAGCGTGGCGAGGGCCTCACCCACGCCGGACTGCCCGGCCGGATCCGGTGTCCCGGACCCGGCAGCACCGCAGTTTGTGCCGGGCTCCGCGCCCCGGCCCAAGTCCTGAAACTCGATGAAATCCCTGATGACTTCCACACGTTTATTGTCTCTCGGGGCTACGACAATAAACCGATCCCGTCCTCAGCCCACCGAAGTGAGCCAGAGGTTCTTTGCCGCCCGCGCCCGAACCGGCGCCCGGCGCCCGAACCGGCGCCCCGCGCCCGAACCGGCGCCCCGCGCCCGGGCGCCTCCAGTGGAACCTTAAACGGCCGGCCCGCTCCAATTCCCGGGTGCGTCCTGCCCGGTGTCCGGCGTGCAACTAAACTGGACTGGATCCCATCGCCGCCCACTCTAAGGACAGATTGCACATGGCCATTTTGAATATCCGCATCATCGGCGATCCTGTGCTGCGCACAGTTGCCGATCCCGTGACGGATTTCGGGCCTGAGCTGGCGAAGCTTGTTGCCGATATGACCGAAACCATGGAGGACGTGGACGGCGCAGGTTTGGCCGCGCCCCAGGTCGGAGTCAGCCAGCGGGTTTTCACCTACCGCATTCGTGGCGTCGAGGGGCACATCATCAACCCGGTGCTGGAAAACAGCGAGGACTTCCAGCCGGACGAAGTGGAGGGCTGCCTCTCCATTCCCGGCCTCGGCTTCCCCGTCCGCCGGCACCGGCTCACCCGCGTCACCGGCGTGGACATGCACGGTAACCCCGTTGAAGTGGAAGGCGAAGGCATGTTGGCGCGGGCGTTCCAGCATGAAACGGACCACCTCAACGGCGTTCTCTTCACGGACCGGCTGGAAGGTGAGGACCGGAAGGCTGCACTGCGCGCCATCCGGAACGCCAACTACGACTCAATTACCGAGCAGACGACGGCGAAACGCGCCCGGACGGTCGGCACGAGCTTCGGCTCCGGCACGTCGGGGGCGGGAAGCGTCGGCTCCTTCGGTAACACCCCGTGAGGGTTCTCTTCGCCGGGACGCCTGCTGTGGCCGTTCCGTCCCTGGACGCGCTGGTTGCCGCCGGATTCGACGTCGTCGCCGTCCTGACCCGGCCGGATGCGCCGATTGGACGCAAACGGGTGCTGGCGCCGTCGCCCGTTGCGGCCCGGGCCGCGGAGTTGGGCATCAGAATCATCCATGCCTCGAAGGTCGACGCCGCGGTGACAGCCGAGATCGCAGCCGCTGCTCCCGACGCAGCCGCCATCGTGGCCTACGGCGGGCTTATTCCTCGGCCAGCCCTGGATGTTCCGCCCCACGGCTGGATCAATCTGCACTTTTCACTGCTGCCGGCCTGGCGGGGCGCTGCGCCTGTGCAGCGGTCTCTGATCGCCGGAGACGATGTCACCGGCGCTGTCACCTTTCTCTTGGAAGAGGGGCTGGACACCGGGCCGGTGTACGGCACGCTGACTGAGGCGGTCAGGCCCGACGACACCGCGGGCGCTCTGCTGGAGCGCTTGTCCCACACCGGTGCGGTGCTGCTGACCCAGACGCTGTCCGCGGTCGACGCCGGCAAGGCCGCCGCTGTGCCGCAACTGGGCGAGGTCAGCGTGGCCCCGAAACTCACTCTTGAGGACGGCCGGCTGGACTGGCAGCAGCCCGCCCTGGCGATAGGGCGTCGCGCCCGTGGGGTCACACCCGAACCCGGTGCGTGGACCACCCTGGACGGCCAGCGGATCAAGCTGGAACCGGTCGTTTTGCGACCGGGTGGGCCGGGGCTGGAACCCGGGCAGCTTGGCCTGGACGGCAAGAGCGTGCTGGTGGGAACCGGCTCACACCCGGTGGAACTTACCCGGATCCAGCCAGCAGGCAAAAAAATGATGGCCGCCGCCGACTGGGCGCGCGGACAGTCAACCCTTGAAAGCGTGGTGTTCGAATGAGCGAGTCCGGGACGAGCGGCCGGGGCAACGGCCCCAAACGCGGCGGGTCAAGCGGTCAGCGCGGTGCCGGCGGAGCGGCCGGACAGGGCGGCGGCGGCCGGGATGGCAGCTTTCGCAACGCGCAGGGCCGGGAACGCAACCGCGGACCACAGCGCGGTTTCACCGAAAACGCCCCCTCCCAGCGCACCCGCAGGGCTGATCCCGCCCGGCTGGTAGCCTTCGAAGTTTTGCGTGCCGTCGCGGCCGAGGACGCCTACGCCAACCTCGTCCTGCCCGCCCGTATCCGGCACCACGGACTGGACAAACGCGACGCCGGCTTCGCTACGGAACTAAGCTACGGCGCGCTGCGCGGCCAAGGAACTTACGACGCCGTTCTGGCCCGCTGCGTGGACCGGCCGCTGGATCAGTTGGATCCGGCTGTCCTCGACGCGCTCCGGATCGGCGCCCACCAGCTGCTGGCCATGCGCGTGCCCGCCCACGCTGCTTTGGATCAGACCGTCGGCCTGGCCCGCGCGGTGATTGGCGCCGGCCCGTCGGCTCTCATTAATGCTGTGCTGCGCAAGGTGTCCGCCCATACCCTCGAGGAGTGGCTGGACCTGCTGCTGGCCGAAGAGACGGACGAAACCACCAAAGCCGCCATCCGCTACGCGCACCCGGAATGGATCGTCCGGGCGCTGAGGCAGTCCCTGGTGGCCCACGGCCGTCCGGTCAGCGAAATCAGTGATCTTCTGGAGGCGGACAACGCCGCGCCTGTGGTCAACCTTGTTGCGCTGCCCGGACTCGGGAGCCTGGCGGAGGCCCTGGACGGCGGTGCCACGCCCGGCGAACTCGTCGAAGGTTCTGCGCTCTCCAGCGGCGGTGACCTCGGCAGGCTCACGTCCGTCCGCGAGGGCACCACCCGCGTCCAGGACGTCGGCTCACAGCTTGTGGCCCGCGCCCTGGCGGCTGTGGACCTCCGTGCCAGTGCCGGAGTGAGTGCCGGCACCGGCACGGACCCGGCCGCCGAGCGCTGGCTGGACATGTGCGCCGGCCCGGGAGGTAAGGCTGCGCTGCTCGGCGCCCTCGCCCGGGAACAGGGCGCCACGCTGTTGGCCAACGAGCCCGCACCGCACCGGGCCAAACTGGTCCGGCAGGCGCTTGCGGCTGTGCCGCACGAGGTCTGGCATGTGCGGACCGGCGACGGCCGCGATGTGGGCACGGAGATGCCGGAGAGTTTCGACCGTGTGCTCGTCGATGCACCCTGTACCGGGCTTGGCGCACTGCGCCGCCGCCCGGAGTCCCGGTGGCGCCGGACTCCCAAGGACTTGACGGACCTTGGTCCGCTCCAGCGTGAGCTGCTCAAGTCCGCACTGGCGGCCGTGAAGCCCGGCGGTGTGGTGGCCTACGTGACCTGCTCACCGCACCCGGCGGAAACTACCGCCGTCGTCAGCGATGTGCTGCGCAAACGCGAGGACCTGGAATTGCTCGATGCCGGGTCTGTGCTGGACAGCGTCAGCCTCACCGGCCATCTCGAAGCCGGTCACGAGCTCACCGCCCAGCTCTGGCCGCACGTGCACCGGACGGACGCCATGTTCCTGGCGCTCATCCACAAAAAGGCCTGATGGCGAGTGAATACTGAACCCTGAACGTCCGCGACCTCGCTGGATATCTCAGCAGAAAGACAAGGAATTTCCCATGGCCAAGTGCTGTATCAACCCGAGCATTCTCTCCGCCGACTTCGCCAACCTCGAATCCGAACTCCGCAGAATTGCCACTGCGGATGCGGTGCATGTCGATGTCATGGACAACCACTTTGTGCCGAATCTCTCGCTCGGGTTGCCCGTGGTGGCGCGCCTGCAGGAGATCAGCCCGGTGCCGCTGGATGCCCATCTCATGATCGAGCACGCGGACCGCTGGGCTCCCGCTTACGCCGACGCCGGGGTTGCCTCCGTGACGTTCCACGCCGAGGCGTCCAACGCACCAATCAAGCTCGCGCGGGAGCTCCGGGCCCGCGGTGCCAAGGCGGGCCTGGCCCTGCGGCCGGGCAGTGCCGTGGAGCCGTTCCTGGATAT is drawn from Micrococcaceae bacterium Sec5.8 and contains these coding sequences:
- a CDS encoding transcription antitermination factor NusB yields the protein MSESGTSGRGNGPKRGGSSGQRGAGGAAGQGGGGRDGSFRNAQGRERNRGPQRGFTENAPSQRTRRADPARLVAFEVLRAVAAEDAYANLVLPARIRHHGLDKRDAGFATELSYGALRGQGTYDAVLARCVDRPLDQLDPAVLDALRIGAHQLLAMRVPAHAALDQTVGLARAVIGAGPSALINAVLRKVSAHTLEEWLDLLLAEETDETTKAAIRYAHPEWIVRALRQSLVAHGRPVSEISDLLEADNAAPVVNLVALPGLGSLAEALDGGATPGELVEGSALSSGGDLGRLTSVREGTTRVQDVGSQLVARALAAVDLRASAGVSAGTGTDPAAERWLDMCAGPGGKAALLGALAREQGATLLANEPAPHRAKLVRQALAAVPHEVWHVRTGDGRDVGTEMPESFDRVLVDAPCTGLGALRRRPESRWRRTPKDLTDLGPLQRELLKSALAAVKPGGVVAYVTCSPHPAETTAVVSDVLRKREDLELLDAGSVLDSVSLTGHLEAGHELTAQLWPHVHRTDAMFLALIHKKA
- the rpe gene encoding ribulose-phosphate 3-epimerase, producing the protein MAKCCINPSILSADFANLESELRRIATADAVHVDVMDNHFVPNLSLGLPVVARLQEISPVPLDAHLMIEHADRWAPAYADAGVASVTFHAEASNAPIKLARELRARGAKAGLALRPGSAVEPFLDMLGELDMLLIMTVEPGFGGQEFLDLTLPKIRRARAAIDASGLDVALQVDGGITEDTIWRAADAGANVFVAGSAVYGAEDPAEAIGRLRAAGQRR
- a CDS encoding DUF222 domain-containing protein, coding for MEVIRDFIEFQDLGRGAEPGTNCGAAGSGTPDPAGQSGVGEALATLRAVSLTAVGDAALLGFQAASDFAGTVEEASRVVEYLQLVAAAAVDRTRKQSAATAAKRASSWTTGWRETPCSPGTATAAAFAAGPADSAGVAGSPSPAGPAGWTGVAGPPRPAGPGGDAGAAGVVAGDGCGVDDGYRNTGEFLRARLRISAAEARRRLSLSGDLLPRQGFTGEPLPAVHAELGAAVAAGTIASRPAGTISLALDRVRHLCDTDTRDRMEHALTQTAAENDPDFLARVARSWMDAIDQDGAEPSEELLRQLQGLFIRKPRHGLQHLEIFATTEQFEHLLTVMNTATNPRTPATPPTTTAPACPAGSTLDWALPGTTTSTSTGNGACDGGGGGVVLDLRSRPQKHLDGLVGACKAALTTGLLPATGGLRPQVMVTIDYRDLLARLRRTDEPGNGPEPLNGTECTNGSPSAGTPAHTGAMLFTGPVTASTARKIACDADIIPVLLGSEGRVLDIGRATRIFPPHIRKALTARDQGCAFPGCTIPAPWCEAHHITYWSRGGTTGTDNGVLLCSHHHHIIHKEHWTIHLRTGIPWFIPPPHVDPRQKPQRNHYFHPHPSPPPANDVR
- the fmt gene encoding methionyl-tRNA formyltransferase, which encodes MRVLFAGTPAVAVPSLDALVAAGFDVVAVLTRPDAPIGRKRVLAPSPVAARAAELGIRIIHASKVDAAVTAEIAAAAPDAAAIVAYGGLIPRPALDVPPHGWINLHFSLLPAWRGAAPVQRSLIAGDDVTGAVTFLLEEGLDTGPVYGTLTEAVRPDDTAGALLERLSHTGAVLLTQTLSAVDAGKAAAVPQLGEVSVAPKLTLEDGRLDWQQPALAIGRRARGVTPEPGAWTTLDGQRIKLEPVVLRPGGPGLEPGQLGLDGKSVLVGTGSHPVELTRIQPAGKKMMAAADWARGQSTLESVVFE
- the def gene encoding peptide deformylase, with protein sequence MAILNIRIIGDPVLRTVADPVTDFGPELAKLVADMTETMEDVDGAGLAAPQVGVSQRVFTYRIRGVEGHIINPVLENSEDFQPDEVEGCLSIPGLGFPVRRHRLTRVTGVDMHGNPVEVEGEGMLARAFQHETDHLNGVLFTDRLEGEDRKAALRAIRNANYDSITEQTTAKRARTVGTSFGSGTSGAGSVGSFGNTP